A DNA window from Rhizobium sp. NXC14 contains the following coding sequences:
- a CDS encoding helix-turn-helix domain-containing GNAT family N-acetyltransferase, with the protein MSDIPLIETARDFNRFYTNFLGLLNKAYLDSPFTLTDARILFEIGSHDGVSAAGLVRDLHLDPAYLSRILKRFRAEGLIETSPDPADLRSQVITVTDQGREQFEELGRRANAQIAARFDTLADGEPEAVVSAMGTIRALLDPAVKPAPAILRPHRAGDIGWIVQSQGRFYAEEYGWDLRFEALVAEVAGKFLANFDPALEYCWIAARGGINLGSVLVTNGGDGVAKLRLLYVDKSARGLGLGKLLVDECIRFCRQKGYRELSLWTNDMLEAARAIYVKAGFRLVSEERHRMFGPEANGQNWVLTL; encoded by the coding sequence ATGTCCGATATCCCGCTCATCGAAACCGCGCGCGATTTCAATCGCTTCTACACGAACTTCCTCGGCCTCTTGAACAAGGCCTATCTCGACTCGCCGTTTACGCTGACCGATGCCCGCATCCTGTTTGAGATCGGCTCGCATGACGGCGTCAGCGCGGCCGGCCTCGTGCGCGACCTGCATCTCGACCCGGCCTATCTCAGCCGCATCCTCAAGCGTTTCCGCGCCGAGGGACTGATCGAGACCAGCCCCGACCCGGCCGATCTACGCAGCCAGGTCATCACTGTCACCGATCAGGGACGAGAGCAGTTCGAGGAACTCGGCCGGCGCGCCAATGCACAGATTGCAGCCCGTTTCGACACGCTGGCCGACGGCGAACCGGAGGCTGTCGTCTCGGCTATGGGCACCATCCGCGCTCTGCTCGATCCGGCCGTCAAACCGGCGCCGGCCATCCTCCGCCCCCATCGCGCCGGCGATATCGGCTGGATCGTCCAGAGCCAGGGCCGCTTCTACGCCGAGGAATATGGCTGGGACCTGCGCTTCGAGGCGCTGGTCGCCGAGGTCGCCGGAAAATTCCTCGCCAATTTCGATCCGGCGCTCGAATATTGCTGGATTGCCGCGCGCGGAGGCATCAATCTCGGCTCGGTCCTCGTCACCAATGGCGGCGACGGCGTCGCCAAGCTACGCCTGCTCTATGTCGACAAATCGGCCCGCGGTCTCGGGCTCGGCAAGCTGCTGGTCGACGAATGCATCCGCTTTTGCAGGCAGAAGGGCTACCGCGAGCTTTCCCTCTGGACCAACGACATGCTGGAAGCCGCCCGCGCCATCTACGTCAAAGCAGGCTTCCGACTTGTCTCCGAGGAGAGACATCGCATGTTCGGCCCCGAGGCGAACGGCCAGAACTGGGTTCTTACCCTCTGA
- a CDS encoding Lrp/AsnC family transcriptional regulator: protein MLDDRDRRILDMLQTDSGISVTDLAERVALSVSACSRRIQRLEETGYIARRIVVLDRERMGVPTTVFALVKTAHHSDEWTESFRRIIRDIPEIVEAHRLTGNHDYILKIVLPRVEHYDVIYKQIVRKLELFDVSASISMEKLKHGMAIPVGYAR from the coding sequence ATGCTGGACGATCGCGACAGACGTATTCTCGACATGCTGCAGACGGATTCAGGCATATCCGTCACCGACCTCGCGGAGCGCGTGGCGCTTTCCGTCTCAGCTTGTTCGCGGCGCATTCAGCGGCTGGAGGAGACCGGCTATATCGCCAGGCGCATCGTCGTGCTCGACCGCGAAAGGATGGGCGTGCCGACCACGGTCTTCGCGCTGGTCAAGACGGCCCATCATTCGGACGAATGGACGGAGAGTTTTCGCAGAATCATCAGAGATATTCCCGAGATCGTCGAGGCGCACCGGTTGACCGGCAATCACGATTACATCCTCAAGATCGTGCTGCCGCGCGTCGAGCATTACGATGTCATCTATAAGCAGATCGTCCGTAAGCTGGAACTTTTCGATGTGTCGGCTTCGATTTCGATGGAAAAGTTGAAGCATGGGATGGCGATACCCGTGGGTTACGCTCGGTGA
- a CDS encoding MFS transporter, which yields MSISATTPEKAIPRTLSPWLTFLFAAACGLVAANLYYGQPLAGPISADLGFTPAATGLIVTLTQIGYGLGLLLIVPLGDLTENRRLVLLLIAVSAAALIGAALSTTPAMFLTASLSIGLASVAVQVLVPFAANMAPDATRGQVVGNVMSGLLAGIMLARPFASFVAQASSWHVVYYLTAGLMIALAIVLRANLPVRLPKTKLRYGELLASMAHLAMTSRVLQRRALYQAGMFGAFSLFWTTTPLLLASPAFGLTQNGIALFALAGAAGAVASPIAGRLADRGMTRIATTIAMLLGMVSFVISHFADDGSLTALILLTVAAIMLDFGVTTNLVCGQRAIYGLNPEHRSRLNGLFMATFFAGGALGSALGGWAYATGGWTMTAWIGFAFPALAFLLFLTEGRRGKA from the coding sequence ATGAGCATTTCAGCCACGACGCCTGAGAAGGCCATTCCACGAACGCTGTCCCCCTGGCTCACCTTCCTTTTCGCCGCCGCCTGCGGGCTGGTGGCCGCCAATCTTTATTACGGCCAGCCGCTTGCCGGCCCGATCAGCGCCGATCTCGGTTTCACGCCCGCCGCCACCGGCCTGATCGTCACGCTGACGCAGATCGGCTACGGACTCGGCCTGCTGCTGATCGTGCCGCTTGGCGATCTCACGGAAAACCGCCGCCTGGTGCTGCTGCTGATCGCCGTCTCTGCCGCGGCACTGATTGGCGCCGCACTGTCGACGACGCCTGCGATGTTCCTCACCGCTTCGCTCTCCATTGGCCTCGCCTCGGTCGCCGTCCAGGTACTCGTACCCTTTGCCGCAAACATGGCGCCGGATGCCACACGCGGCCAGGTCGTCGGCAATGTCATGAGCGGCCTGCTCGCCGGCATCATGCTGGCGCGGCCCTTCGCAAGTTTCGTCGCCCAAGCTTCCTCCTGGCACGTCGTCTATTACCTCACCGCCGGGCTGATGATCGCGCTCGCCATCGTCCTGCGCGCCAACCTGCCAGTGCGACTGCCGAAGACGAAGCTGCGTTATGGCGAACTGCTCGCCTCCATGGCCCATCTGGCGATGACCTCGCGCGTGCTGCAGCGCCGCGCCCTCTATCAGGCCGGCATGTTCGGCGCCTTCAGCTTGTTTTGGACGACGACGCCTCTGCTGCTCGCAAGCCCGGCCTTCGGCCTGACGCAGAACGGCATTGCCCTCTTCGCGCTGGCAGGTGCGGCCGGCGCCGTCGCCTCGCCGATCGCCGGCCGGCTTGCCGACCGCGGCATGACCAGGATCGCCACGACGATCGCCATGCTGCTCGGCATGGTTTCCTTCGTGATCAGTCATTTCGCAGACGACGGCTCGCTCACCGCCCTGATCCTTCTGACGGTGGCGGCGATCATGCTCGATTTCGGAGTAACGACCAATCTCGTCTGCGGCCAGCGCGCCATCTACGGACTGAACCCGGAACATCGCAGCCGGCTGAACGGCCTCTTCATGGCCACCTTCTTTGCCGGCGGCGCGCTCGGCTCGGCGCTCGGCGGCTGGGCCTATGCGACCGGCGGTTGGACGATGACGGCCTGGATCGGTTTCGCCTTCCCGGCACTGGCCTTCCTGCTGTTCCTGACGGAAGGCCGCCGCGGCAAAGCTTAG
- a CDS encoding helix-turn-helix domain-containing protein: MSGAVLSLKNKMAGARREIDLADLDFSNCPVRDMMQQIGGKWSTLLLEVLAAEPRRFGELRRMLPDISQRMLTQTLRDLQRDGYIAREVFPTKPPSVEYSMTDLGRSLYQPLSQLLNWAEANHDAVRAARSRFDSAES, from the coding sequence ATGAGCGGCGCGGTCCTCAGTCTGAAGAACAAAATGGCGGGGGCGCGGCGCGAGATCGACCTTGCCGACCTCGATTTTTCCAATTGCCCGGTTCGGGACATGATGCAGCAGATCGGCGGCAAATGGTCGACGCTGCTGCTCGAGGTGCTGGCGGCCGAGCCCCGTCGGTTCGGCGAACTCAGGCGGATGCTGCCCGACATCTCGCAGCGTATGCTGACGCAGACGCTGCGCGATCTGCAGAGGGATGGTTACATCGCCCGCGAGGTCTTCCCGACCAAGCCGCCGAGCGTCGAATATTCTATGACCGATCTCGGCCGCTCGCTCTATCAGCCGCTGTCGCAGCTTCTGAACTGGGCGGAAGCGAATCACGATGCCGTTCGCGCCGCCCGTTCGCGTTTCGATTCCGCAGAGAGCTAA
- a CDS encoding pyridoxine 5'-phosphate synthase — protein sequence MPAKLSVNLNAIAMLRNRRDLPWPSVEALGRIALASGASGLTVHPRPDQRHIRFSDLPVIRNLIDDEFPKAEFNIEGYPTEEFLELCAGAAPEQVTLVPDDPSQATSDHGWDFRKQQAFLTDVVARLKKMGCRVSLFADGDGDAEAVKIAKAVGADRIELYTGPYGGCYDAPERAAPILEALGQTADAALSIGLAVNAGHDLTVANLPDLVKRIPDLAEVSIGHGLTADALEYGMAETVRRFCRACGQKF from the coding sequence ATGCCAGCCAAGCTCTCCGTGAACCTCAACGCCATCGCCATGCTGCGCAACCGGCGCGATCTGCCCTGGCCGAGCGTCGAAGCCCTCGGGCGCATAGCCCTTGCATCAGGCGCCAGCGGTCTGACGGTCCATCCGCGCCCCGACCAGCGCCATATAAGATTTTCCGACTTACCCGTCATCCGCAACCTGATCGACGACGAATTCCCGAAGGCCGAGTTCAACATCGAGGGTTATCCCACAGAGGAATTCCTCGAACTCTGCGCTGGCGCTGCACCCGAGCAGGTGACGCTGGTGCCCGACGACCCGTCGCAGGCGACCTCCGATCACGGCTGGGACTTCCGCAAACAACAGGCGTTCCTCACCGATGTCGTGGCGCGGCTGAAGAAGATGGGATGCCGGGTCTCGCTCTTTGCCGACGGCGATGGCGATGCGGAAGCGGTCAAGATCGCCAAGGCGGTCGGCGCCGACCGGATCGAACTTTACACCGGCCCCTATGGCGGCTGCTACGACGCGCCGGAGCGGGCAGCCCCGATCCTCGAAGCGCTTGGCCAGACCGCGGATGCAGCCCTGTCGATCGGCCTTGCCGTCAATGCCGGGCATGATCTGACGGTCGCAAACCTGCCTGATCTGGTGAAGCGCATTCCTGATCTTGCCGAAGTTTCCATCGGCCATGGGCTGACCGCCGATGCGCTGGAATATGGCATGGCGGAAACGGTGCGGCGGTTTTGCAGGGCTTGTGGGCAGAAGTTTTGA
- a CDS encoding aspartate/glutamate racemase family protein, which translates to METIGLIGGMSFESSAVYYRLVNEMVRARKGGLASAELILHSVNFEEIVALQKAGDWDMAARRLADVALRLQVGGAGCVLICTNTMHLIADEVAKKISVPLIHIIDETAKSLHAAGRKRPLLLATRYTMEHGFYADRMKSLGLDIMVPDAADRTTVHDIIFNELCAGRVRNSSREKLIAIIDRAMERGADSIILGCTEICLILDPDRLPLPGFDTTTIHARAAVEFAFGAEKKTEEEAA; encoded by the coding sequence ATGGAAACGATCGGCCTGATCGGCGGCATGAGTTTCGAAAGTTCGGCGGTCTATTATCGTCTCGTCAACGAGATGGTGCGCGCCCGCAAAGGCGGCCTCGCTTCGGCGGAGCTCATCCTGCATTCGGTCAATTTCGAGGAAATCGTCGCGCTTCAGAAGGCCGGCGACTGGGACATGGCCGCCCGCCGCCTCGCCGATGTGGCTCTGCGCCTGCAGGTAGGCGGCGCCGGCTGCGTCCTCATCTGCACCAACACCATGCATTTGATCGCTGACGAGGTTGCGAAGAAGATCTCCGTGCCGCTGATCCATATTATCGACGAGACGGCGAAATCGCTGCATGCCGCCGGCCGCAAACGCCCGCTGCTGCTCGCCACCCGCTACACGATGGAGCACGGTTTTTACGCCGACCGCATGAAGAGCCTCGGTCTCGACATTATGGTGCCGGATGCTGCCGACCGCACCACCGTGCACGACATCATCTTCAACGAGCTCTGCGCCGGCAGGGTGCGCAATAGTTCACGCGAAAAGCTGATCGCGATCATCGACCGCGCCATGGAAAGAGGTGCCGACAGCATCATCCTCGGCTGCACCGAGATCTGCCTGATCCTCGATCCTGACCGCCTGCCGCTGCCGGGCTTCGACACGACGACGATCCATGCGCGCGCGGCAGTCGAGTTCGCTTTTGGGGCTGAGAAAAAAACGGAAGAAGAAGCCGCCTGA
- a CDS encoding NAD(P)/FAD-dependent oxidoreductase: MGDHHVVVVGGGFGGLQLVNGLKGAGVRITLVDRRNHHLFQPLLYQVATTILSTSEIAWPIRRLYADRPDVTVLLGEVADVDSGAKTVSLRNGMTLGYDTLVLATGATHAYFGHDEWEPVAPGLKTLEDATTIRRRVLLAFEKAELEADPLVRDALLTFAIVGAGPTGVELAGIIAELAHFTLPNEFRNIDTRKTRVVLVEAGPRVLPTFAQELSAYAQKALEKLGVEILLGKPVTDCGADGVQIGETFIPSRTIVWAAGVTASPAARWLGVPADRAGRVVVEEDLSAPGLPDVFVIGDTASVMREDGKPVPGIAPAAKQQGAYVAKVIRARLSGKPAPAPFRYRHQGSLATIGQSAAIIDFGRIKLKGWIAWWIWGLAHIYFLIGTRSRFAVAWSWLWIYLSGQHSARLITQRETMREEA, from the coding sequence ATGGGCGATCATCATGTGGTTGTTGTCGGCGGCGGTTTCGGCGGACTGCAGCTCGTCAACGGGTTGAAGGGCGCAGGGGTGAGGATCACGCTCGTCGACCGGCGCAACCATCATCTCTTCCAGCCGCTGCTCTATCAGGTGGCGACGACCATTCTCTCCACCTCGGAAATCGCCTGGCCGATCCGCCGCCTCTATGCCGACCGGCCCGACGTGACCGTGCTGCTCGGCGAAGTCGCCGATGTCGACAGCGGCGCGAAGACGGTTTCGTTACGCAACGGCATGACTCTCGGATACGACACGCTGGTGCTGGCGACCGGCGCGACACATGCCTATTTCGGTCATGACGAATGGGAGCCGGTAGCGCCCGGTCTGAAGACCCTGGAGGACGCGACGACGATCCGCCGGCGGGTGCTTCTTGCGTTCGAGAAGGCGGAGTTGGAGGCCGATCCGCTCGTGCGCGACGCGCTGCTCACCTTCGCCATTGTCGGCGCTGGGCCGACCGGCGTCGAGCTTGCCGGCATCATAGCCGAACTCGCGCATTTCACGCTGCCAAACGAATTCCGCAACATCGATACGCGCAAGACCCGTGTCGTGCTGGTCGAGGCCGGCCCGCGGGTGCTGCCGACCTTCGCCCAGGAGCTTTCGGCCTATGCCCAGAAGGCGCTGGAGAAACTGGGGGTCGAGATCCTCCTCGGCAAGCCGGTGACGGACTGCGGCGCCGACGGCGTGCAGATCGGCGAGACCTTCATCCCGAGCCGGACGATCGTCTGGGCCGCCGGCGTCACAGCTTCGCCGGCAGCTCGCTGGCTCGGCGTGCCGGCCGACCGGGCAGGGCGTGTGGTCGTCGAAGAGGATCTGAGCGCGCCCGGCCTGCCCGATGTCTTCGTCATCGGCGACACCGCCTCGGTGATGCGCGAGGACGGAAAGCCGGTGCCGGGTATCGCACCCGCAGCAAAGCAGCAGGGCGCTTATGTCGCCAAGGTCATCCGCGCGCGTCTTTCGGGCAAGCCGGCGCCGGCGCCCTTCCGTTACCGGCACCAGGGGAGTCTCGCGACGATCGGCCAGAGTGCGGCGATCATCGATTTCGGCCGGATCAAGCTGAAAGGCTGGATTGCTTGGTGGATTTGGGGCCTCGCCCATATCTACTTCCTGATCGGCACCCGCTCGCGCTTCGCTGTCGCCTGGAGCTGGCTGTGGATCTATCTCAGCGGTCAGCACAGCGCCCGGCTGATCACGCAGCGGGAGACGATGCGAGAGGAGGCGTAG
- a CDS encoding BA14K family protein, with protein MRKLTVVTLCLIMGAPGITPAQAFPAINPPRIEAQQQIEHVRWRGHGGHWGGGYYGGGYHGHHHHGSDWGWALGGLAVGTIIGGALAQPYYGSYYGSPYGYYGSPYGYYGSPYRYYGSPYRYGGYYGRPYRAYAYGGGSSHVSWCYSRYRSYRAYDNTYQPYYGPRRQCVGPY; from the coding sequence ATGAGAAAGCTGACTGTCGTTACGTTATGCTTGATCATGGGTGCCCCCGGCATCACGCCGGCACAGGCGTTTCCGGCTATCAATCCACCCAGGATCGAAGCGCAGCAGCAAATCGAGCATGTGCGATGGCGCGGCCACGGCGGCCACTGGGGTGGCGGCTATTACGGAGGCGGCTATCACGGCCATCATCACCATGGATCGGATTGGGGCTGGGCCTTAGGCGGTCTGGCCGTCGGCACCATCATCGGCGGCGCCTTGGCGCAGCCCTATTACGGCTCGTACTACGGTTCACCCTACGGCTATTACGGCTCGCCCTACGGCTATTACGGCTCGCCTTACCGCTATTATGGCTCGCCGTACCGCTATGGCGGCTATTATGGCCGGCCCTATCGGGCCTATGCATATGGAGGGGGCAGCAGTCACGTGAGCTGGTGCTACTCCCGGTATCGTTCGTACCGGGCGTATGACAATACCTACCAGCCCTATTATGGCCCCCGTCGTCAGTGCGTCGGTCCCTATTGA
- a CDS encoding LysR family transcriptional regulator → MDIVSALRTFQRVVETGSFSAAAHDLNVTQPAVSRQVAALEGHFNTRLLHRTTSGLSLTAEGERMLPMALRILEAVEELGDAAGSDGAIASGKVRLSVPAPLGLYLSERLGDLLAAHPKLSVELLFREQSSDMIEERLDLEVRLGPVADSSLVCRRIGWTTAFLVASPAYLSRRAAPRAPKDIKDHECLCYARAGEANTWSFSNGSEDISVRISPRLTACNAVAIHRAALAGAGLAVLSHIIAMSDIAAGRLIQVMKDFQPSRLPVTVVYPSRRNMPLRVKTVLDFVMDAMGQDPSMCAGAADRAWNG, encoded by the coding sequence ATGGATATCGTTTCGGCATTACGGACCTTTCAGCGCGTCGTGGAGACGGGCTCGTTTTCAGCCGCGGCGCATGATCTCAATGTGACCCAGCCCGCAGTCTCCCGGCAGGTTGCGGCACTCGAGGGCCATTTCAACACGCGCCTGCTGCATCGCACGACGAGCGGCCTGTCGCTGACGGCGGAGGGGGAGAGGATGCTGCCGATGGCGCTCCGGATTCTCGAGGCGGTGGAAGAGCTCGGCGATGCCGCCGGATCGGATGGAGCGATCGCTTCTGGCAAGGTCAGGCTCAGCGTTCCGGCACCGCTCGGCCTCTATCTCAGCGAGCGGCTGGGCGATCTTCTCGCCGCTCATCCCAAACTCTCGGTCGAACTGCTTTTCAGGGAGCAGAGCTCCGATATGATCGAGGAGCGCCTCGATCTCGAAGTGCGCCTTGGCCCGGTCGCCGACAGCAGCCTCGTCTGCCGGCGGATCGGCTGGACGACGGCCTTCCTCGTCGCGTCTCCCGCCTATCTCTCGCGCAGGGCGGCTCCACGCGCCCCGAAGGACATCAAGGATCATGAATGCCTGTGCTACGCGAGGGCAGGCGAGGCCAACACATGGTCCTTTTCGAACGGCTCGGAAGATATATCGGTCAGGATCTCGCCGCGCCTGACCGCATGCAACGCCGTCGCCATTCACAGAGCCGCCCTTGCCGGCGCGGGACTGGCGGTGCTCTCCCACATCATCGCCATGTCCGATATCGCCGCCGGCCGGTTGATCCAGGTGATGAAGGATTTCCAGCCGAGCCGGCTGCCGGTCACCGTCGTCTATCCCTCGCGACGTAACATGCCGCTGCGCGTCAAGACCGTTCTGGATTTTGTGATGGATGCGATGGGGCAGGACCCGTCCATGTGTGCAGGCGCCGCGGACCGGGCCTGGAACGGATGA
- a CDS encoding SDR family oxidoreductase, with protein MSETILVTGAAGQLGQRVIHHLIETYRVAPGNIVAATRSPEKLAELANKGVVTRKADFDDAAGLEKAFAGVDRLLIISTDALDTPGKRLAQHKAAVAAAAKAGVKHIAYTSMPAPDDSLVTFAPDHLGTENAIKASGLAYTIIRDAWYHDNYLHGMPHNLQGGKWFSATGDGKISTISRDDCALAIAAALASGTAESATYTLTGTELLTNRQVAATVSEAAGKPLDVVDVTDEQLGQGIRGAGLPGFIADMLVSADANIRAGKFEIVTGDFTKLTGRQPLPLKDFFVAHKAALTAAGSAEGH; from the coding sequence ATGAGCGAAACCATCCTGGTCACCGGCGCCGCCGGACAGCTCGGCCAGCGTGTCATCCACCACCTCATCGAAACCTACAGGGTTGCCCCCGGCAACATCGTCGCGGCAACGCGCAGCCCCGAGAAGCTCGCAGAGCTCGCAAACAAGGGCGTCGTCACCCGCAAGGCCGATTTCGATGACGCGGCAGGGTTGGAAAAGGCTTTCGCCGGCGTCGACCGGCTGCTGATCATCAGCACCGACGCGCTCGACACCCCAGGCAAGCGTCTGGCCCAGCACAAGGCCGCCGTCGCTGCCGCCGCCAAGGCAGGAGTCAAGCACATCGCCTACACCTCGATGCCGGCGCCCGACGATTCGCTCGTCACTTTCGCACCCGACCATCTCGGCACCGAAAATGCTATCAAGGCGAGCGGCCTCGCCTACACGATCATCCGCGACGCCTGGTATCACGACAACTATCTGCATGGCATGCCCCACAATCTACAGGGCGGCAAATGGTTCAGCGCCACGGGCGATGGCAAAATCTCGACGATATCGCGCGACGACTGCGCCCTGGCGATCGCCGCAGCCCTTGCCTCCGGCACCGCCGAAAGCGCCACCTACACGCTGACCGGCACTGAACTTCTGACCAATCGGCAGGTCGCCGCCACCGTCTCCGAAGCCGCCGGCAAGCCGCTCGATGTGGTCGACGTCACGGACGAACAGCTCGGCCAGGGCATCCGCGGCGCCGGCCTCCCCGGCTTCATCGCCGACATGCTGGTCTCTGCCGACGCCAACATCCGCGCCGGCAAATTCGAGATCGTGACCGGAGACTTCACCAAACTAACGGGTAGACAGCCGCTGCCGCTGAAGGATTTCTTCGTGGCGCATAAGGCTGCACTGACGGCGGCTGGCAGCGCCGAGGGGCATTGA
- a CDS encoding TetR/AcrR family transcriptional regulator: MTVDNLTSDGKARSRGRPREFDMDAALDAALRVFSERGYHATSISDLTEAMDLASGSIYKAFKDKRGVFLAAFARYRQLGRRRLEAMIASVQTGREKVFQMVMYYTELSYGDVGRKGCLVVGGANDFSLLDEEAAANVATAFAADEKLMADLIRLGQADGTIPQTVDPDAAALAFLCFTKGLRVIGKTGRGRQEMLAAAEASMKLVT, from the coding sequence ATGACCGTTGACAACCTCACCTCAGATGGAAAAGCTCGCAGTCGTGGCCGTCCGCGCGAGTTCGATATGGACGCCGCTCTGGATGCGGCCCTGCGGGTCTTTTCCGAACGCGGCTACCACGCCACCTCGATCAGCGATCTGACCGAGGCGATGGATCTCGCTTCGGGCAGCATCTACAAGGCGTTCAAGGATAAGCGCGGCGTCTTTCTTGCCGCCTTTGCGCGCTACCGCCAGCTCGGCCGCCGGCGTCTGGAAGCGATGATCGCGTCCGTGCAGACGGGCCGCGAAAAAGTCTTCCAGATGGTGATGTATTATACCGAGCTCTCCTATGGCGATGTCGGCCGCAAAGGCTGCCTGGTCGTCGGCGGTGCCAACGATTTCTCCCTGCTCGACGAGGAAGCCGCCGCCAACGTCGCGACCGCCTTTGCCGCCGACGAGAAGCTGATGGCCGATCTCATCCGCCTCGGCCAGGCCGACGGCACCATTCCGCAGACCGTGGACCCCGATGCCGCCGCCCTCGCCTTTCTTTGCTTCACCAAGGGCTTGCGCGTCATCGGCAAAACAGGACGAGGCAGGCAGGAGATGCTCGCCGCGGCCGAAGCGTCGATGAAGCTCGTGACCTGA
- a CDS encoding ATP-dependent RecD-like DNA helicase, with product MQFAPQQDEALKAVSKWLNEGRSPLFRLFGYAGTGKTTLARHFAENVDGDVLFAAFTGKAAQVLRSRGASNAKTIHSLIYRPRGEEAVEDEETGKTSIAPMFAINRQSPVAKAALIIVDECSMVDEALGKDLMSFGTPILVLGDPGQLPPVSGGGYFTNQEPDYLLTDIHRQARDNPIIKLAMQVREGNEIMYGDYGTAKVISKNEVTQQLVLDADQVLVGTNRTRRRYNQRLRELKGFSADYPQTGDKLVCLRNDPAKGLLNGSLWQVMTSSKETTKPGINLLVRPEDDDMDRGAAKIKLLKQAFEDVEGEIPWNTRKRYDEFDYGYALTVHKAQGSQWNEVVLFDESWAFRDTRERWLYTAITRAAETLTIVR from the coding sequence ATGCAATTTGCGCCGCAACAAGACGAAGCCCTGAAGGCTGTTTCGAAATGGCTGAACGAAGGGCGCTCGCCGCTCTTTCGCCTGTTCGGCTACGCCGGAACGGGCAAGACGACGCTTGCCCGGCATTTTGCCGAGAATGTCGACGGCGACGTCCTGTTTGCCGCTTTTACCGGCAAAGCCGCGCAGGTGCTGCGTTCGCGCGGCGCCTCCAACGCCAAGACCATCCATTCGCTGATCTATCGCCCGCGCGGCGAGGAGGCGGTCGAAGACGAGGAAACCGGCAAGACCTCGATTGCGCCAATGTTTGCGATCAACCGGCAAAGCCCGGTGGCGAAAGCGGCGCTGATCATCGTCGACGAATGCTCGATGGTGGACGAGGCGCTCGGCAAGGACCTGATGAGCTTCGGCACGCCGATTCTGGTGCTCGGCGATCCCGGCCAGCTGCCGCCGGTTTCGGGCGGCGGCTATTTCACCAACCAGGAGCCGGATTATCTCCTCACGGATATCCACCGGCAGGCGCGCGACAATCCGATCATCAAGCTCGCCATGCAGGTGCGCGAAGGCAACGAGATCATGTATGGCGACTACGGCACGGCCAAGGTGATTTCGAAGAACGAGGTGACGCAGCAACTCGTGCTCGACGCCGACCAGGTGCTTGTCGGAACCAACAGGACGCGGCGGCGCTACAATCAGCGCCTGCGTGAATTGAAGGGTTTTTCCGCCGATTATCCGCAGACCGGCGACAAGCTGGTCTGTCTTCGGAACGATCCTGCCAAGGGCCTGCTCAACGGGTCGCTGTGGCAGGTGATGACCTCGTCCAAGGAAACGACGAAGCCCGGCATCAACCTGCTCGTCCGTCCCGAAGACGACGACATGGACCGCGGGGCGGCTAAGATCAAGCTGCTCAAGCAGGCCTTCGAGGATGTCGAAGGCGAGATCCCCTGGAACACCCGCAAGCGTTACGACGAGTTCGACTATGGTTATGCCCTGACCGTCCACAAGGCGCAGGGCTCGCAATGGAACGAAGTCGTGCTCTTCGACGAGAGCTGGGCCTTTCGCGACACGCGGGAACGCTGGCTGTATACGGCGATCACACGTGCGGCGGAGACGCTGACGATCGTTCGCTGA
- a CDS encoding MerR family transcriptional regulator codes for MPDGSKRLFAAAGVASEARSKYRFLPLAALPPDLPEGPVPIADMANAFGVTHRTLHFYEEKGLISANRIGLMRVYGQDDVMRMAVITVCRETGMPIAVIQELMDELRNADSQESAEAMFREVLQVRKRELTAEMSTLHRQLQQVGDLLDFDDGMETQPLNDNQDSSSLTAQELRCLELMAEGYSTQRIARALDLKHDETRDLEAGIILKFRANNRFQAIAKAVLLGIVQA; via the coding sequence ATGCCAGACGGTTCCAAACGCCTGTTTGCTGCCGCCGGTGTCGCTTCGGAGGCCCGGTCGAAATACCGGTTCCTGCCTTTGGCCGCGCTGCCGCCGGATCTGCCGGAAGGTCCGGTGCCTATCGCCGATATGGCCAACGCATTCGGCGTTACGCACAGGACACTGCATTTCTACGAAGAAAAGGGATTGATCTCGGCCAATCGCATCGGCCTGATGCGCGTTTATGGCCAGGACGACGTGATGCGCATGGCCGTCATCACCGTCTGCCGCGAGACAGGCATGCCGATTGCAGTTATCCAGGAACTGATGGACGAGCTTCGCAACGCCGATTCGCAGGAATCGGCCGAGGCGATGTTCCGCGAGGTCTTGCAGGTGCGCAAGCGCGAGTTGACGGCCGAAATGTCGACGCTGCACCGCCAGCTCCAGCAGGTCGGCGATCTCCTGGATTTCGACGACGGCATGGAGACGCAGCCGCTCAACGACAATCAGGACAGTTCCAGCCTGACCGCGCAGGAACTGCGTTGCCTGGAACTGATGGCAGAGGGATATTCCACGCAGCGCATCGCCCGGGCACTCGATCTGAAGCATGATGAGACCAGGGATCTCGAGGCCGGAATCATCCTGAAATTCCGCGCCAACAACCGCTTCCAGGCGATCGCCAAGGCCGTGCTGCTGGGCATCGTGCAGGCTTAA